Proteins from one methanogenic archaeon mixed culture ISO4-G1 genomic window:
- a CDS encoding DNA double-strand break repair protein Mre11: protein MMRGAFRFIHCADLHLGARFKGLDIKDRNLAERLRDSVMESFERIVDRAIGEKVEALVISGDLYDDGNELPSTRLWFSEQLSRLDIPVFICRGNHDSSTSWDDCINYPPNVHEFGTEPERIGITEDVEILGCSYSTQHETRNLAKLMDGDPSKFTIACIHCDIDTVSEGYPYAPCSLSDTVGRSVDYWALGHIHKRNMVSTSPHVVYPGNIQGRSFKETGEKGAYLVTVESGRVASCEFFATQRYVWNDLTVDITGKDLSAVTQGMRQDIGPKSICRLTFVGQGPLDTMLRKDHDNVSKAISSSTGCIVSDIVVHTIPEIDIEARSKANDMGSAIIMSGRHLSEKSKEEILKILFENKQMLPFRDEIMRMSEEDVRALVDDAVKCTLARMEAMR from the coding sequence ATGATGAGAGGGGCATTCAGATTCATCCACTGTGCGGATCTGCACTTGGGAGCACGTTTCAAAGGTTTAGACATCAAGGACCGGAATCTTGCCGAGAGGCTGAGGGACTCGGTCATGGAGTCCTTCGAGCGTATCGTGGACAGGGCGATCGGGGAGAAGGTCGAAGCCCTGGTGATCTCCGGGGACCTGTACGACGACGGCAACGAACTTCCCTCGACAAGGCTGTGGTTCTCAGAACAGTTGTCAAGATTGGATATCCCCGTTTTCATCTGCAGGGGCAACCACGATTCGTCCACATCGTGGGATGACTGCATAAACTATCCTCCGAACGTACATGAGTTCGGCACCGAACCGGAGCGCATCGGCATCACCGAGGACGTCGAGATCCTAGGCTGCAGCTATTCGACGCAGCACGAGACCAGGAATCTGGCGAAGCTGATGGACGGCGACCCCTCCAAGTTCACGATCGCGTGCATCCACTGCGACATCGACACCGTCTCGGAAGGCTATCCGTACGCACCGTGCAGCCTCTCCGACACGGTCGGGAGGTCGGTGGACTACTGGGCCCTGGGGCACATACACAAGAGGAATATGGTATCGACATCGCCCCACGTCGTCTACCCGGGCAACATCCAGGGGCGCAGCTTCAAGGAGACCGGTGAGAAAGGCGCGTATCTCGTCACCGTGGAATCGGGAAGGGTAGCGTCATGCGAGTTCTTCGCCACGCAGAGGTACGTATGGAATGATCTAACCGTAGATATCACCGGGAAGGACCTCTCGGCTGTCACGCAGGGCATGAGGCAGGACATCGGGCCGAAGAGCATCTGCAGGCTGACGTTCGTCGGCCAGGGGCCGCTGGATACGATGCTGAGAAAGGATCACGACAACGTGTCCAAGGCGATATCGTCGTCCACCGGGTGCATCGTATCGGACATCGTTGTGCATACGATCCCTGAGATCGACATCGAGGCCCGCTCCAAGGCCAACGACATGGGTTCCGCGATCATAATGAGCGGAAGGCACCTCTCCGAGAAATCCAAGGAAGAGATCCTGAAGATCCTCTTCGAGAATAAACAGATGCTGCCGTTCCGTGATGAGATCATGAGGATGTCCGAAGAGGACGTCAGGGCGTTGGTGGACGATGCGGTGAAATGCACCCTGGCCAGGATGGAGGCGATGAGATGA
- a CDS encoding ATPase AAA encodes MRIKSVRIDSFGRLRDREIALGPKLNVFYGLNESGKTSTMEFIRKTFVAPKGNKQYPEPAKTDSGRIVYEEDGETKEIRLEYKDRKGDIPRCLEGMDQGLYRSVFAMNQSDLDDEAAVSGDEIRSKFLTIPGGENMPEVIQQIEDDSDSLIGKRSNSPSRLNDLNRSIKSTEEGIALLRRDAEQYTEVTGRISELESRLAELRNGNSGVDENNALCRRVETIRTTYEKCIQARKDLEQLKGRRVPSDSDSQRYSELKAEAKSRSETFSHLESQADTLRSGLLECGEDAVRYNKGSISALVAQREEYERRRSAPVQAVKKRSSAPMLAIVPLIAIVPVILIEMDIMVKAAICAALAVASVAIFMFTRNRQVPNDNTDPEWVARYEHSVSSMAAQLHLSSTSVIGNLARMSDMLETLSQLDAVRPGLDAARSEMLASKNALLNFLMPYGGEEGYAEAKRVSTLIGNLNGKMHTLEDAVRASGFDPEQPLPEVQLIPVDNREQMELSKQIGTLNERKTAILDTSKLDAEIDKLYSLRAERDRVLRKGAVAMLESYIVEEACTELYGNVHPAVLSTADRYLDMMTSGTCRFDADPRNKDLTVISNGEVKNAKKWSSGLRAQILLSLKLAVAKEMGSGEIPVILDDVLLPFDSVRKEGAFRALSQLSEDMQVLLFTCDDDILELAEKEDCNLIQM; translated from the coding sequence ATGAGGATAAAGTCCGTACGCATCGACTCCTTCGGGAGGCTCAGGGACAGGGAGATCGCATTGGGCCCGAAACTCAACGTGTTCTACGGTCTCAACGAGTCCGGGAAGACCAGCACCATGGAGTTCATCCGTAAGACGTTCGTAGCGCCCAAGGGCAACAAGCAGTATCCGGAGCCGGCCAAGACGGATTCCGGGAGGATCGTCTACGAAGAGGACGGCGAGACCAAGGAGATCAGGCTGGAGTACAAGGACAGGAAGGGGGACATCCCGAGATGCCTGGAAGGCATGGACCAGGGACTGTACCGTTCGGTCTTCGCCATGAACCAGTCGGATCTGGACGACGAGGCCGCCGTCTCAGGGGATGAGATCAGGTCCAAGTTCCTCACGATCCCGGGCGGCGAGAATATGCCGGAAGTTATCCAGCAGATCGAGGATGATTCGGATTCCCTCATCGGGAAGAGGTCCAATTCCCCGTCGAGGCTCAACGATCTCAACAGATCCATCAAGTCCACCGAAGAGGGGATCGCATTGCTCAGAAGGGATGCGGAGCAGTACACAGAGGTCACCGGCCGGATATCCGAACTGGAATCGAGGCTGGCCGAACTCAGGAACGGCAATTCGGGTGTGGACGAGAACAACGCACTCTGCAGAAGGGTGGAGACCATCAGGACCACCTACGAGAAGTGCATTCAGGCCAGGAAGGACCTGGAGCAGCTGAAGGGAAGGAGGGTCCCCTCCGATTCCGATTCTCAAAGATATTCGGAATTGAAGGCCGAAGCGAAGAGCCGTTCCGAGACGTTCAGCCATCTGGAATCCCAGGCCGATACCCTGAGGTCCGGACTACTCGAGTGTGGAGAGGATGCGGTGCGTTACAACAAAGGATCGATCTCCGCTCTGGTGGCCCAGAGGGAGGAGTACGAGCGCAGGAGGTCGGCACCCGTCCAGGCTGTCAAAAAGAGATCGAGCGCCCCCATGTTGGCTATCGTTCCTCTCATAGCGATCGTTCCCGTAATCCTGATCGAGATGGACATCATGGTGAAGGCCGCTATATGCGCTGCCCTGGCCGTCGCATCGGTCGCCATCTTCATGTTCACCAGGAACAGGCAGGTGCCCAACGATAATACTGATCCGGAATGGGTGGCAAGATACGAGCACAGCGTCTCTTCCATGGCGGCACAGCTTCACCTTTCCAGTACATCTGTCATAGGAAATCTGGCAAGGATGTCCGATATGCTCGAGACCCTGTCGCAGTTGGATGCGGTAAGACCAGGATTGGATGCAGCCAGATCCGAGATGCTCGCTTCGAAGAACGCCCTCCTAAATTTCCTCATGCCGTATGGCGGGGAGGAAGGCTACGCCGAAGCGAAGAGGGTTTCCACTTTGATCGGTAATCTGAATGGCAAGATGCACACACTTGAAGATGCGGTGAGGGCATCCGGTTTCGACCCCGAACAGCCCCTTCCGGAAGTCCAGTTGATCCCTGTGGACAACAGGGAACAGATGGAGCTCAGCAAACAGATCGGTACCCTGAACGAGAGGAAGACCGCAATCCTCGACACCTCCAAACTGGATGCCGAGATCGATAAGTTGTATTCTCTGAGGGCCGAGAGGGACAGGGTGCTGAGGAAGGGCGCCGTCGCGATGCTGGAATCATATATCGTGGAGGAGGCCTGCACCGAACTCTACGGGAACGTGCATCCCGCAGTCCTTTCAACAGCGGACAGGTATCTGGACATGATGACGTCGGGCACATGCAGGTTCGATGCGGACCCCAGGAACAAGGACCTCACCGTGATATCCAACGGCGAGGTTAAGAACGCAAAAAAGTGGAGTTCCGGACTTCGCGCGCAGATTCTTCTCTCGCTGAAGCTGGCGGTGGCGAAGGAGATGGGCTCGGGAGAGATTCCGGTCATACTGGATGATGTGCTCCTGCCCTTCGATTCTGTCCGTAAGGAAGGTGCGTTCAGGGCGCTGTCGCAGCTGTCCGAGGACATGCAGGTGCTGCTGTTCACCTGCGACGACGACATCCTAGAACTGGCCGAGAAGGAGGACTGTAACCTCATCCAAATGTGA
- a CDS encoding DNA primase DnaG → MTKSDGKNPGNGATDLEIGYHDLTGLTEAIASRYRRYMRNRDRRILPSTPWRVPMNIDPNATKYMVKAKISADGIIDRPDVVGAIFGQTEGLLGDELDLRDLQKSGRIGRIEVETVTKGGKSEGIIYMSSSLDQVETVILASALETVDRVGPCKASVHVLGIEDVRVTKREKVVERAKELLNELMKQSEGSSTNLMNSVKQSVQVEEITTYGPDRCPAGPNVKDSEAIIIVEGRSDVLNLLKAGIKNAIAVEGTNIPKTVQDLSRERVVTAFTDGDRGGELILRELFQVAEVDFVARAPRAHEVEELSSKQIVKCLRNKVPGDQYMEMNNLSFEEKSFDELDKFEPEGDYRRDRKDRDRHDRKDHDERRKDRDNRENRGDRKDHDERRKERFNNEALDKYRKKREERQEREEKDMDVVSEPEPAEEPVAEQPAIEEPAEVEDKPKKSTKRKAKDEEDKPKKSTKRKAKDEEPAKEPAEEKAEESVEDAPKEEKPAKARSLRGKKLITDKVLTPEQESYRDMLLELSTTHNAKVLDAENNVIRQVAVKSLVNSLKEDNDAVSAIVFDGVISQRIIDVSSEKGIKIVVGTRKGNISKMPADVTIWTKEDLV, encoded by the coding sequence ATGACGAAATCAGATGGGAAAAATCCGGGCAACGGAGCGACCGACCTGGAAATTGGATATCACGACCTCACCGGTCTCACCGAGGCTATAGCGAGTAGGTACCGAAGGTATATGCGGAACAGGGATCGAAGGATTCTCCCCTCAACCCCATGGAGGGTACCAATGAACATTGATCCCAATGCAACGAAGTATATGGTAAAGGCGAAGATCAGCGCAGACGGCATCATCGACAGGCCGGACGTTGTCGGAGCCATTTTTGGACAGACCGAGGGACTCCTCGGAGACGAACTGGACCTCAGGGACCTGCAGAAATCCGGAAGGATCGGAAGGATCGAGGTCGAGACCGTCACCAAGGGAGGGAAATCCGAGGGAATCATCTACATGTCATCGAGCCTCGACCAGGTCGAGACCGTCATCCTCGCATCCGCGCTGGAGACCGTCGACCGCGTCGGACCCTGCAAGGCATCTGTGCACGTCCTCGGAATCGAGGATGTCCGTGTGACCAAGAGGGAGAAGGTCGTGGAGCGTGCGAAGGAGCTGCTGAACGAACTGATGAAGCAGTCCGAGGGCTCCAGCACCAACCTCATGAACAGTGTCAAGCAGAGCGTCCAGGTCGAGGAGATCACCACCTACGGACCCGACAGGTGCCCCGCAGGACCCAACGTCAAGGACTCAGAGGCGATCATCATCGTCGAGGGAAGGTCCGATGTCCTCAACCTGCTCAAGGCAGGAATCAAGAACGCCATCGCGGTCGAGGGAACGAACATCCCCAAGACCGTCCAGGACCTCTCCAGGGAGAGGGTCGTTACCGCCTTCACCGACGGTGACAGGGGCGGAGAGCTCATCCTCAGGGAGCTGTTCCAGGTCGCAGAGGTCGACTTCGTCGCCCGCGCACCCCGCGCACACGAGGTCGAGGAGCTGTCCTCCAAGCAGATCGTCAAGTGCCTCCGCAACAAGGTGCCCGGCGACCAGTACATGGAGATGAACAACCTTAGCTTCGAGGAGAAGTCGTTCGACGAGCTGGACAAGTTCGAGCCCGAGGGAGACTACAGGCGCGACAGGAAGGACCGCGACAGGCATGACAGGAAGGATCACGACGAGCGCCGCAAGGACCGTGACAACCGCGAGAACCGCGGCGACAGGAAGGATCACGACGAGCGCCGCAAGGAGCGCTTCAACAACGAGGCCCTCGACAAGTACAGGAAGAAGCGCGAGGAGCGCCAGGAGAGGGAGGAGAAGGACATGGACGTCGTCTCCGAGCCCGAGCCCGCAGAGGAGCCCGTCGCCGAGCAGCCTGCGATCGAGGAGCCCGCAGAGGTCGAGGACAAGCCCAAGAAGTCCACCAAGAGGAAGGCCAAGGACGAGGAGGACAAGCCCAAGAAGTCCACCAAGAGGAAGGCCAAGGACGAGGAGCCCGCCAAGGAACCCGCAGAGGAGAAGGCAGAGGAATCCGTCGAGGATGCACCCAAGGAGGAGAAGCCCGCCAAGGCCAGGTCCCTCCGCGGAAAGAAGCTCATCACCGACAAGGTGCTCACCCCCGAGCAGGAGTCTTACCGCGACATGCTGCTCGAGCTGTCCACCACCCACAACGCCAAGGTCCTGGATGCGGAGAACAACGTCATCAGGCAGGTCGCGGTCAAGAGCCTCGTTAACTCCCTGAAGGAGGACAACGACGCAGTCTCCGCGATCGTCT